Part of the Lucilia cuprina isolate Lc7/37 chromosome 5, ASM2204524v1, whole genome shotgun sequence genome is shown below.
gttcagttctagttcagttctagttcagttctagttcagttctagttcagttctagttcatttctagttcagttctagttcatttctagttaagttctagttcagttctagttcagttctagttcatttctagttcatttctagttcatttctagttcagttctagttcagttctagttcagttttagttcaattctagttctagttcagttctagcacAGTTCAgtacttatttatatattttctatttttataggtCGTGGTTCCCGTCAACGCAAGGAAGTCGATTACACCGATAGTCTAACCGAGAAAGAACTATTACGAGCCATTGATGATGGCGCCGAATTTGATGATGAAGATGAGGAGGAAGAAGCTAAACGCAAGAGACGTAAACGTAAAAATCGTAAAGATGATTCAGATGATGAATCTCTGGCGGGTCATTCGATTAAACGAAGACGTCGTCAGAATATCgacaaaaaacttaagaaacaaATGGGTAAAATAATGTCGGCAGTCATAAAATACACCCACGAAGATGGTCGTATTATATCGGAACCATTTATGAAATTACCCTCTCGACAGCGTCTGCCAGATTATTATGAAATCATTAAAAGACCGGTGgatataaagaaaatcttgCAGCGCATTGAAGATTGTAAATATGCCGACTTGGATGATTTACAAAAGGATTTCGTGCAACTATGTCAAAATGCCCAAATTTACAATGAGGAGAATTCATTAATTTATCTAGATTCCATAGAATTGGAGAAGGTGTTTGTGAATGCCAAACAACGCATACAGGCACAAGCTTCACAAAATTCCTCCATCACCGGTGAGGGTGGCAATGCATCGGATAACTCAGAAAATGAAGATAATTCCGGTCAAGATAATTCCGATGATGAAGAGATAGCCTCCACCTCAGCGGCTGCCGTTAAAATGAAACTTAAACTGAATAAAACCATAGCCAGCACACCCACCACTCCCACACCCTCATCCGCACCCCCAGTAAGTGCTTCGACTAGTAAAAAGCAAACAAGACGCAAACGTTCTCAAAAGAAATACACCATAtcggatgatgatgatgacgatatgGATTAGCTACCACTCGGAGTGGTATTCTCTTTGCAAACTCATCATGATTAAATGAAGAAGCTTCAAAttgtttctatatatttacatattttaaacattggtttttcggtttattttgatttagttgttaaatatttttgcttgtccccccttttttcattttaaacatatttattcttaaaataattggtttcaaattttattcactctatagatttttgtaaaattttgtttaataatttgcttttaatcatttctttttacttatttaagtctgtcttttttttattttttcaaacatatgtacgtattacttttagtttacttttttttataaaaaacgcaaacaaaaaaattataatatata
Proteins encoded:
- the LOC124420025 gene encoding ATP-dependent helicase brm-like, which encodes HSSVLIYIFSIFIGRGSRQRKEVDYTDSLTEKELLRAIDDGAEFDDEDEEEEAKRKRRKRKNRKDDSDDESLAGHSIKRRRRQNIDKKLKKQMGKIMSAVIKYTHEDGRIISEPFMKLPSRQRLPDYYEIIKRPVDIKKILQRIEDCKYADLDDLQKDFVQLCQNAQIYNEENSLIYLDSIELEKVFVNAKQRIQAQASQNSSITGEGGNASDNSENEDNSGQDNSDDEEIASTSAAAVKMKLKLNKTIASTPTTPTPSSAPPVSASTSKKQTRRKRSQKKYTISDDDDDDMD